Part of the Shewanella eurypsychrophilus genome is shown below.
TTACTGCACTTTACTATCCTCCAAATGCCAAAACGGCTCCTAAACCATTATTGTTTAGGTAAATATTTAAGTGGGTCAACAGACTTCCCGTGGTAACGGATCTCAAAATGTAACATGACCCTATCGGTACCCGTATTACCCATTTTTGCTAGTGTTTGTCCAACTGAGACAAACTGTTTTTCTTTGACTAAGATTTTATCTGCATGGGCATAAGCACTTAAGAAATCATCGCTATGCTTAACAATAACCAAATTTCCATAGCCCCTTAGAGCACTACCAGCGTATACAACTCGCCCATCAGCTGCGGACTTAATTATGCTACCCCGATTACCAGCAATCTTAATACCTTTGCTTCCTTTCTCTTTAGCAGAGAAACGTCCGATCAATTTTCCTTTCACTGGCCAGAACCAACGGCTTACCTTAGTCGGTAATTGTTCCTTTAAGCTGTGGACAGGCTTGTTAATAACTTGTTGACCAGTGGTTACAGAATACGCAGACTCTTTAGCTTGATCAAGTGGTTTATTTTTAGACGCTACAGAGGAAGATCTAACCACTGATTTATGCTCAACCTTTTGTTTATTCGAAGCTTTACCCTTTGTAGATACAACTTTAGAAGGAGTCTTTGTTGCGGTTATAGCCGTTCGGCTATTTGTAACACTAGGTGTCAAACTTAGGTTTAATCGCTGCCCTGGATAGATGGTGTAGGGTTCTTTGAGCTTGTTTTTCTTAGCTAAATTCACAAAATCATTGTTAGATGCCCAAGCGATTGAATAAAGTGTATCCCCTTTCTTAACGCGATAAGAATCAGTTTTTAATGCCCCTTTATTATAAGCAGCCATCACGGGAGTCGTGACATTGACCACAGGAGCAGGCCGGTTAGATTGGAAACTACATCCAATAAAACAAACACATACGAGTAATAGAAGTAAATGTTTGCACTTCATCCCATTAACCAAGAAAAACTCCTAAAAATGACCAAGAATAAAATATGACTAAAAATCATAATAATTCAGATAATGATTTTAAAGCCCAAGTAATGGCTTAATTTAAGCGAGTTCACCATTAATAAGAGGGACAAAACGAACCATCTCTACTACTTCTGAACTATAAGTGTCTCCTTGGCGTACTACTTTTAGTAGCTGCTGTGACTCCTCTCCAACAGGAATAACCAACACACCCTTGTCAGCTAATTGAGTCACTAATGCTTCTGGCACACTACTGGCTGCAGCTGTAACCATAATGGCGTCAAATGGCCCTTTATTTGGCCACCCTTTCCAACCATCACCATATTTGAAGGATATATTATGCAGATCTAATCGCTTTAGTCTTTGTCGAGCTTGTATTTGTAAACTTTTTATACGTTCAACTGTACACAGCTCGGGGACAAGTTGTGCCAGTATTGCAGCTTGATAACCTGAACCAGTACCAATCTCTAACACTTTTGATGGCTTATGAGCCAGGAGTAGTTCAGTCATTCTAGCGACAATATAGGGCTGAGATATTGTTTGTCCTTGGCCTATTGGTAAAGCAGTATTCTCGTAGGCTTTATGACCTAATGCAGCATCAAGAAATGACTCTCTAGGCGTGCTAGCAACGGCTTGAAGCACCGCTTCACTCTTTATCCCTGACTCATGTAGACTTCTGGCTAAATTTAACGCTAGTGTCGTCGCTACGCCATTCATATGTTATCAATCCA
Proteins encoded:
- a CDS encoding peptidoglycan DD-metalloendopeptidase family protein gives rise to the protein MKCKHLLLLLVCVCFIGCSFQSNRPAPVVNVTTPVMAAYNKGALKTDSYRVKKGDTLYSIAWASNNDFVNLAKKNKLKEPYTIYPGQRLNLSLTPSVTNSRTAITATKTPSKVVSTKGKASNKQKVEHKSVVRSSSVASKNKPLDQAKESAYSVTTGQQVINKPVHSLKEQLPTKVSRWFWPVKGKLIGRFSAKEKGSKGIKIAGNRGSIIKSAADGRVVYAGSALRGYGNLVIVKHSDDFLSAYAHADKILVKEKQFVSVGQTLAKMGNTGTDRVMLHFEIRYHGKSVDPLKYLPKQ
- a CDS encoding protein-L-isoaspartate(D-aspartate) O-methyltransferase — encoded protein: MNGVATTLALNLARSLHESGIKSEAVLQAVASTPRESFLDAALGHKAYENTALPIGQGQTISQPYIVARMTELLLAHKPSKVLEIGTGSGYQAAILAQLVPELCTVERIKSLQIQARQRLKRLDLHNISFKYGDGWKGWPNKGPFDAIMVTAAASSVPEALVTQLADKGVLVIPVGEESQQLLKVVRQGDTYSSEVVEMVRFVPLINGELA